A genomic region of Streptosporangium lutulentum contains the following coding sequences:
- a CDS encoding zinc-binding dehydrogenase, with product MSHQLSSGRGTWADLVALPAQAVAAAPEAVSLVEAATLPLPGLTALQTLDWLAVSAGERLLVAGAAGAVGGLALQIARARGVEVDALVSRDAQVAFAHGHGAGLVTTDSRDLQERSYDAVFDTFGAFVNEAVADGGRYASIATQAGPVPDLSARGVRTTVNQVQEDGAGLNELAKLVDRGSLHLRVHSTFGLHEIQAAHERFLQGSLAGKITVTF from the coding sequence ATGTCGCACCAGCTCAGCTCCGGCCGGGGAACCTGGGCCGACCTGGTCGCGCTTCCGGCGCAGGCGGTAGCCGCCGCGCCGGAGGCGGTCAGCCTGGTCGAGGCAGCCACCCTGCCGCTTCCCGGGCTGACGGCCTTGCAGACACTGGACTGGCTTGCGGTGTCTGCTGGAGAGCGGCTGCTGGTCGCCGGTGCCGCAGGTGCAGTTGGAGGGCTGGCACTGCAGATCGCTCGCGCACGCGGCGTCGAAGTCGACGCTCTGGTCTCCAGGGACGCGCAGGTCGCGTTCGCCCATGGCCACGGCGCGGGCCTCGTCACCACCGACAGTCGCGATCTTCAAGAGCGCAGCTATGACGCGGTCTTCGACACCTTCGGGGCTTTTGTGAACGAGGCCGTGGCTGACGGCGGCCGATATGCGTCGATCGCCACCCAAGCCGGGCCGGTCCCCGACCTGTCCGCACGCGGTGTCCGTACCACCGTCAACCAAGTGCAGGAGGATGGCGCGGGACTGAACGAGCTCGCCAAGCTCGTCGACCGCGGCTCTTTGCATCTGCGTGTGCACTCCACCTTCGGCCTGCACGAGATTCAAGCCGCACACGAACGCTTCCTCCAAGGCAGCCTGGCAGGAAAGATCACCGTGACCTTCTGA
- a CDS encoding phosphotransferase enzyme family protein — protein sequence MPRNCQWRFATRCQCTGQSAAIALSTRATDAGIPGPRVLPNQEGKVIDDSTPPAVSVWEWMPGHVSTLLSPPQLAAAGTALGRIHALFAGLPGSAPAEGPAGQRWRDIDVDDITATIDQLLETIAGRIDAGDGDAFDVEAQRTLLERRDQLVHVPELVAGLPADLTVQVVHGDYSPVNLLFVGERLSAVLDFRPPDPFLLAYDLGRMAFYPNSVTGDADWLGAAATLIGAYRQEHPAVAAADVRTCGRVALLQLLKSLYGVRQHYLKPGVFQDDLDAFWLLRHRAVSVLPADLAATDTLLAGPADD from the coding sequence CTGCCACGAAACTGTCAGTGGCGATTTGCCACGAGGTGTCAGTGCACAGGTCAGAGCGCAGCCATCGCGCTGTCGACCCGAGCGACGGACGCGGGCATCCCCGGGCCGCGAGTGCTCCCCAACCAGGAAGGAAAGGTGATCGACGACAGCACCCCACCGGCGGTGTCGGTGTGGGAGTGGATGCCCGGCCACGTCTCCACCCTGCTGTCGCCGCCGCAGCTGGCCGCAGCCGGTACCGCACTGGGCCGCATCCACGCCCTGTTCGCCGGCCTGCCGGGCAGCGCCCCGGCTGAAGGGCCGGCGGGGCAGCGGTGGCGCGACATCGACGTCGACGACATCACCGCGACGATCGACCAGCTCCTGGAGACCATCGCCGGGCGGATCGACGCCGGCGACGGCGATGCATTCGACGTCGAGGCGCAGCGCACCCTGCTGGAGCGCCGCGACCAGCTCGTCCACGTCCCCGAGCTGGTCGCCGGCCTGCCTGCGGACCTGACCGTCCAGGTCGTGCACGGCGACTACTCGCCGGTGAACCTGCTGTTCGTCGGCGAGCGCCTGTCGGCGGTGCTGGACTTCCGGCCCCCGGACCCGTTCCTCCTCGCCTACGACCTGGGCCGGATGGCGTTCTACCCCAACAGCGTGACCGGCGATGCGGACTGGCTCGGTGCCGCCGCCACCCTGATCGGCGCCTACCGGCAAGAGCACCCCGCCGTGGCGGCCGCTGATGTGCGCACCTGTGGGCGGGTCGCCCTGTTGCAACTGCTGAAAAGCCTGTACGGGGTGCGGCAGCACTACCTCAAGCCGGGTGTGTTCCAGGACGACCTGGACGCGTTCTGGCTGCTGCGGCACCGCGCCGTGAGCGTCCTGCCGGCCGACCTCGCCGCGACCGACACACTCCTGGCCGGGCCGGCCGACGACTGA
- a CDS encoding SDR family oxidoreductase: MTSLNNATVLITGANGGIGGALVEAALKRGAGRVYAAARNPKEWHDERVVPLQLDLTDPASIERAAGEAGDTTILVNNAAVFPRGDLLSAPFDDITATIETNLIGPIRLTRALAPALRSAKGALVNVGSVLSWFAVGKAHSVSKAGLWMATNALRLEFAPDGVQVLGAYFGPTDTPMQAGNDTAGMHQPSDVVASVFDALEAGENEVLVDETTKGVHAALSQPVTALYPALASR, encoded by the coding sequence ATGACATCGCTCAACAACGCGACCGTCCTCATCACCGGCGCCAACGGCGGAATCGGCGGCGCACTGGTCGAGGCCGCCCTGAAGCGAGGCGCCGGTCGCGTCTACGCCGCCGCACGCAACCCCAAGGAATGGCACGACGAGCGCGTCGTGCCGCTGCAACTGGACCTGACCGACCCCGCCTCGATCGAGCGGGCCGCGGGCGAGGCCGGCGACACCACCATCTTGGTGAACAACGCAGCCGTCTTCCCCCGAGGCGACCTGCTGAGCGCCCCGTTCGACGACATCACCGCGACCATCGAGACGAACCTGATCGGACCGATCCGCCTCACCCGCGCCCTCGCCCCTGCCCTGCGATCGGCCAAGGGTGCGCTCGTCAACGTGGGTTCCGTCCTCAGCTGGTTCGCCGTCGGCAAGGCCCACAGCGTCTCCAAGGCCGGCCTGTGGATGGCGACCAACGCCCTGCGGCTCGAATTCGCCCCGGACGGGGTACAAGTGCTCGGCGCCTACTTCGGCCCGACCGACACGCCAATGCAAGCGGGCAACGACACGGCCGGCATGCACCAGCCGTCCGACGTCGTCGCGTCGGTGTTCGACGCGCTGGAGGCGGGCGAGAACGAGGTCCTCGTCGACGAGACGACCAAGGGCGTGCATGCCGCACTCTCCCAGCCCGTCACCGCCCTGTACCCGGCTCTCGCATCCCGATAG